In the genome of Streptomyces sp. NBC_00190, one region contains:
- a CDS encoding HpcH/HpaI aldolase/citrate lyase family protein, with translation MILTWLYAPGDRPQVVAKALGCGADAVIVDLEDAVPASRKEYARAATAELLAGRPPVPVHVRVNAIDSPWGGADLNALAGLHGLAGLRLPKVNAPDQIVAAAVRTGGVSLHALLESAVGVERAYEIARAHPALRGLSLGEADLRADLAVSAETGLDWCRSRVVVAARAAGLAPPAQSVFPDIRDLEALAVSCARGRSLGFLGRAAIHPRQLPVIEQAYLPGPEEVTAAQEVLSAARATPGALALPDGRFVDPAVVAAAHRTLALSRRMATR, from the coding sequence GTGATCCTGACCTGGCTGTACGCGCCGGGCGACCGTCCCCAGGTGGTGGCCAAGGCCCTGGGCTGCGGGGCGGACGCCGTCATCGTGGACCTGGAGGACGCGGTACCGGCCTCCCGCAAGGAGTACGCCCGCGCGGCGACCGCCGAGCTGCTCGCCGGCCGGCCCCCGGTCCCCGTCCACGTCCGCGTCAACGCGATCGACTCCCCCTGGGGCGGCGCCGACCTCAACGCCCTCGCCGGGCTGCACGGCCTGGCGGGACTGCGGCTTCCCAAGGTCAACGCCCCGGACCAGATCGTCGCCGCCGCCGTGCGCACCGGCGGGGTGAGCCTGCACGCCCTGCTCGAATCGGCGGTGGGCGTGGAACGCGCGTACGAGATCGCCCGCGCGCACCCCGCCCTGCGCGGGCTCTCCCTCGGCGAGGCGGACCTGCGGGCCGACCTGGCAGTCAGCGCGGAGACGGGCCTGGACTGGTGCCGCTCCCGGGTGGTGGTGGCGGCCCGCGCGGCCGGCCTCGCGCCCCCGGCCCAGTCGGTGTTCCCCGACATCCGGGACCTGGAGGCGCTGGCCGTCTCCTGCGCGCGCGGCCGCTCGCTCGGCTTCCTCGGCCGGGCGGCGATCCACCCCCGTCAGCTGCCGGTGATCGAGCAGGCCTACCTCCCCGGGCCCGAGGAGGTCACGGCCGCACAGGAGGTGCTGAGCGCCGCGCGGGCCACCCCGGGGGCGCTGGCCCTGCCCGACGGCCGGTTCGTGGACCCGGCCGTCGTGGCGGCGGCCCACCGCACCCTGGCCCTGTCGCGGCGGATGGCTACGCGTTGA
- a CDS encoding glycosyl hydrolase family 28-related protein: protein MTEQPKTARRALLTGAVAGLAGAAVMSGGGAAAAATAAGTPDWFDVKGHGAVGDGSTDDTAAVQRALDAAAAAGGGTVYFPVGKYLVKPAAGAPALAVKADGIRLAGAGAKASTLIKGGDGILLRMSGTGAAYSTGATHRRYCSVENLGFNGNRKTGLLLELYYNNNSYFRDVFMSSNNDMCIDAVEFWDSRFYNLVIEDCTGTTGSTTQPNVWLRNASSATEGAWGHSKDNINQIHFTGCRLEAFGTGALWIGQGAVTTNNPNGVYLTDCKFETSRMQGGPHLKTDAGCKQVYATNIYCYAGDFAAGTPATARNIISWAASSSALENVVIANRDKATVNAGVALYSGPGSTAVLRNVVGLYGTAPTGTHIYYEQSSTGDFRVENSYGTLGAQATGTIPVKNAPNPPLRLVPGPVTDASFTRQPLDGTMAVDSVNKRLYVRVGGQWLWSALNA, encoded by the coding sequence ATGACCGAACAGCCGAAGACCGCCCGCCGGGCACTGCTGACGGGGGCCGTGGCCGGGCTGGCCGGGGCCGCGGTGATGTCCGGCGGCGGGGCCGCCGCGGCGGCCACGGCCGCGGGAACGCCCGACTGGTTCGACGTGAAGGGCCATGGCGCGGTCGGCGACGGCTCCACCGACGACACCGCGGCCGTCCAGCGCGCCCTCGACGCGGCGGCCGCGGCCGGCGGCGGCACCGTGTACTTCCCCGTCGGGAAGTACCTGGTCAAGCCCGCGGCCGGGGCGCCGGCCCTGGCCGTCAAGGCGGACGGCATCCGCCTCGCGGGCGCCGGGGCCAAGGCCTCCACGCTGATCAAGGGCGGCGACGGCATCCTCCTGCGGATGTCCGGCACCGGAGCGGCCTACTCCACCGGCGCCACCCATCGCCGCTACTGCTCCGTCGAGAACCTCGGGTTCAACGGCAACCGCAAGACCGGCCTGCTGCTGGAGCTCTACTACAACAACAACTCCTACTTCCGCGACGTGTTCATGTCATCGAACAACGACATGTGCATCGACGCCGTGGAGTTCTGGGACTCCCGCTTCTACAACCTGGTCATCGAGGACTGCACCGGCACCACCGGCAGCACCACCCAGCCCAACGTCTGGCTGCGCAACGCCTCCTCCGCCACCGAGGGCGCCTGGGGCCACAGCAAGGACAACATCAACCAGATCCACTTCACCGGGTGCCGCCTGGAGGCCTTCGGCACCGGTGCCCTGTGGATCGGCCAGGGCGCGGTCACCACCAACAACCCCAACGGCGTCTACCTCACGGACTGCAAGTTCGAGACCTCCCGGATGCAGGGCGGTCCGCACCTGAAGACCGACGCGGGCTGCAAGCAGGTCTACGCCACCAACATCTACTGCTACGCCGGCGACTTCGCGGCGGGCACCCCGGCCACCGCGCGCAACATCATCAGCTGGGCGGCGAGCTCCAGCGCGCTGGAGAACGTGGTCATCGCCAACCGGGACAAGGCCACCGTCAACGCGGGCGTGGCGCTCTACTCGGGTCCCGGTTCCACCGCCGTGCTGCGCAACGTCGTCGGGCTCTACGGCACCGCGCCCACCGGCACCCACATCTACTACGAGCAGTCGTCCACCGGCGACTTCCGCGTGGAGAACAGCTACGGCACCCTCGGCGCCCAGGCGACCGGCACGATCCCGGTCAAGAACGCGCCGAACCCGCCCCTGCGGCTGGTGCCCGGGCCGGTCACCGACGCCTCCTTCACCCGCCAGCCGCTGGACGGCACCATGGCGGTGGACTCCGTCAACAAGCGGCTCTACGTCCGGGTCGGCGGCCAGTGGCTCTGGTCGGCGCTCAACGCGTAG
- the rbsK gene encoding ribokinase, translating into MTAIAVLGSTNMDLVAYVPKAPRLGETVTGRAFRTVPGGKGANQAVAAARCGGKVVMIGAVGADEFGVRLRSALTAAGIDTAALRTVEGASGTAHITVDDEGGNSIIVIPGANAAVTGLESGDESRIAAAGTLLLQLELPLRAVLAGALAARSRGVRTVLTPAPVQPLPAELLAATDLLVPNEHEAAALTGLTDPRQAAEALLEDVPEVVITLGAAGVLYAARGREPLTVPAPGVRAVDTTAAGDTFVGALAVALGEGRSMPEALRWACAAAALSVQRPGAQDSMPTRAETDAFAGPRPAARPGAAS; encoded by the coding sequence ATGACGGCCATCGCCGTGCTCGGCAGTACGAACATGGACCTCGTCGCCTACGTCCCCAAAGCCCCCCGCCTCGGCGAGACCGTCACCGGCCGCGCCTTCCGCACCGTCCCCGGCGGCAAGGGCGCCAACCAGGCCGTCGCCGCCGCCCGCTGCGGCGGGAAGGTGGTGATGATCGGCGCGGTCGGGGCGGACGAGTTCGGCGTACGGCTGCGCTCCGCGCTCACCGCCGCCGGGATCGACACCGCGGCCCTGCGCACCGTCGAGGGCGCCAGCGGCACCGCCCACATCACCGTGGACGACGAGGGCGGCAACAGCATCATCGTCATCCCCGGCGCGAACGCCGCCGTCACCGGCCTGGAGTCGGGGGACGAGTCCCGGATCGCCGCCGCGGGCACCCTCCTCCTCCAGCTCGAACTCCCGCTGCGGGCCGTCCTCGCCGGGGCCCTCGCCGCCCGGTCGCGCGGCGTCCGTACGGTCCTCACCCCGGCCCCGGTACAGCCGCTGCCGGCCGAACTCCTCGCCGCCACCGACCTCCTGGTCCCCAACGAGCACGAGGCCGCCGCGCTCACCGGCCTCACCGACCCCCGCCAGGCCGCCGAGGCCCTGCTGGAGGACGTGCCCGAGGTGGTGATCACCCTCGGCGCGGCCGGAGTCCTGTACGCCGCCCGCGGCCGGGAGCCGCTGACCGTGCCCGCGCCCGGGGTCCGGGCCGTGGACACGACCGCCGCCGGGGACACCTTCGTCGGCGCCCTCGCCGTGGCCCTCGGCGAGGGCCGGTCCATGCCCGAGGCGCTGCGCTGGGCCTGCGCGGCGGCCGCGCTCTCCGTCCAGCGGCCCGGCGCCCAGGACTCCATGCCGACCCGCGCCGAGACCGACGCCTTCGCCGGGCCACGGCCCGCAGCCCGGCCCGGAGCCGCCTCGTGA
- the lgt gene encoding prolipoprotein diacylglyceryl transferase: MDIAYIPSPSTGVIHLGPIPLRGYAFCIIIGVFVAVWLGNKRWIARGGKPGTVADIAVWAVPFGLVGGRLYHVITDYQLYFGEGRNWVDAFKIWEGGLGIWGAIALGAVGAWIGCRLRGIPLPAWADALAPGIALAQACGRWGNWFNQELYGRATDLPWAVEISEAPNRVAGTYHPTFLYESLWCVGVALLVIWADRRFTLGHGRAFALYVAAYCVGRGWIEYMRVDEAHHILGLRLNVWTSIVVFVLAVVYLVLSAKLRPGREEVVEPDTGSDASGAEGKGTDVPAGTEPKDGEAAAASGDPAKPETAEAKAAVLTKGAQAGAAPSADAERAEGEAPGAGKR, encoded by the coding sequence ATGGACATTGCTTACATCCCCAGTCCGTCGACCGGCGTGATCCATCTCGGACCGATCCCGCTCCGCGGCTACGCGTTCTGCATCATCATCGGCGTCTTCGTCGCCGTCTGGCTCGGCAACAAGCGGTGGATCGCGCGCGGCGGCAAGCCCGGCACCGTCGCGGACATCGCCGTGTGGGCGGTGCCGTTCGGCCTTGTCGGCGGTCGCCTCTACCACGTGATCACCGACTACCAGCTCTACTTCGGCGAGGGCCGCAACTGGGTCGACGCCTTCAAGATCTGGGAGGGCGGCCTCGGCATCTGGGGTGCGATCGCGCTGGGCGCGGTCGGAGCCTGGATCGGCTGCCGGCTGCGCGGCATCCCGCTTCCGGCCTGGGCGGACGCCCTGGCCCCCGGCATCGCGCTGGCCCAGGCCTGCGGCCGCTGGGGCAACTGGTTCAACCAGGAGCTGTACGGCAGGGCCACCGACCTGCCGTGGGCGGTGGAGATCAGCGAGGCCCCGAACCGGGTCGCGGGCACCTACCACCCGACCTTCCTGTACGAGTCACTGTGGTGCGTCGGCGTCGCCCTGCTGGTGATCTGGGCCGACCGCCGCTTCACGCTCGGACACGGCCGGGCGTTCGCCCTGTACGTGGCCGCGTACTGCGTGGGCCGCGGCTGGATCGAGTACATGCGGGTCGACGAGGCGCACCACATCCTGGGCCTCCGGCTGAACGTGTGGACCTCGATCGTCGTCTTCGTGCTGGCCGTGGTCTACCTGGTGCTGTCGGCGAAGCTGCGGCCGGGCCGCGAGGAGGTCGTCGAACCGGACACCGGTTCCGATGCCTCGGGCGCCGAGGGCAAGGGCACCGACGTCCCTGCCGGGACGGAGCCGAAGGACGGCGAGGCCGCGGCTGCCTCCGGGGACCCGGCGAAGCCGGAGACCGCCGAGGCGAAGGCGGCCGTCCTGACGAAGGGCGCGCAGGCCGGGGCGGCGCCGTCGGCTGACGCCGAGCGCGCCGAGGGCGAGGCTCCCGGGGCCGGGAAGCGCTGA
- a CDS encoding CaiB/BaiF CoA transferase family protein, protein MTTAGPLEGLRVLDLATLFAGPLAATLLGDFGAEVVKVEHPGRPDPSRGHGPAKGGVGLWWKLLGRNKRTMTLDLSTPGGRDTLLRLAATADVVIENFRPGTLEKWGLGWPELSAANPRLVLARVTAFGQQGPYARRPGFGTLAEAMSGFAAITGEPDGPPTLPPFGLADSIAALTTAYAVMTALAGRDRTGHGQVVDLAIIEPILTVLGPHPLWYDQLGYVQPRTGNRSTNNAPRNTYRSADGRWLAVSTSAQSVAERVLRLVGRDELIAEPWFATGSGRAAHAHVLDEAVGGWIGRHKAEEVVTAFEEAEAAVAQVYDVRDVMADPQFAALDTVTEVEDPELGPIRMQNILFRLSETPGGIRWAGRPHGADTDEVLTELGLTRAEITALRTEGAL, encoded by the coding sequence GTGACGACCGCCGGGCCCCTGGAAGGGCTCCGCGTCCTCGACCTCGCCACCCTCTTCGCCGGGCCGCTGGCCGCCACCCTGCTCGGCGACTTCGGCGCCGAGGTCGTCAAGGTCGAGCACCCCGGCCGTCCCGACCCCTCCCGGGGCCACGGCCCCGCCAAGGGCGGCGTCGGCCTGTGGTGGAAGCTGCTCGGCCGGAACAAGCGGACGATGACCCTCGATCTGTCCACCCCCGGCGGCCGGGACACCCTGCTGCGGCTGGCCGCCACCGCCGACGTCGTCATCGAGAACTTCCGCCCCGGCACCCTGGAGAAGTGGGGCCTGGGCTGGCCCGAGCTGTCCGCCGCCAACCCGCGGCTGGTCCTGGCCCGCGTCACGGCCTTCGGCCAGCAGGGCCCGTACGCCCGCCGCCCCGGCTTCGGCACCCTCGCCGAGGCGATGAGCGGCTTCGCCGCGATCACCGGGGAGCCGGACGGGCCGCCGACCCTGCCGCCCTTCGGGCTCGCGGACTCGATCGCCGCGCTGACCACCGCGTACGCCGTGATGACCGCGCTCGCGGGCCGCGACCGCACCGGGCACGGGCAGGTCGTCGACCTGGCCATCATCGAGCCGATCCTGACGGTGCTGGGCCCGCACCCGCTCTGGTACGACCAGCTCGGCTACGTCCAGCCGCGCACCGGCAACCGGTCCACCAACAACGCCCCCCGCAACACCTACCGCAGCGCGGACGGCCGCTGGCTGGCGGTGTCCACCTCCGCCCAGTCCGTCGCGGAGCGCGTGCTGCGGCTGGTCGGCCGGGACGAGCTGATCGCCGAGCCCTGGTTCGCGACCGGCTCCGGGCGGGCGGCCCACGCGCACGTCCTGGACGAGGCGGTCGGCGGCTGGATCGGCCGTCACAAGGCGGAGGAGGTCGTCACCGCCTTCGAGGAGGCCGAGGCGGCCGTCGCCCAGGTCTACGACGTCCGGGATGTGATGGCCGATCCCCAGTTCGCGGCCCTGGACACGGTCACGGAGGTCGAGGACCCCGAGCTCGGCCCGATCCGGATGCAGAACATCCTCTTCCGGCTCTCCGAGACCCCCGGCGGGATCCGCTGGGCCGGCCGCCCGCACGGCGCGGACACCGACGAGGTCCTGACCGAGCTCGGCCTGACCCGGGCCGAGATCACCGCTCTGCGCACCGAGGGGGCGCTGTGA
- a CDS encoding DsbA family protein has translation MSEKNDGANRDATKRSARERLLVERERQKTRDKRRRTLVVSAAVVGVLGLAAVVGLIAANSGKDGGAGKAGPVVAPSGATGKDALAIRTGKDEAKSTLTVWEDFRCPACKSFEDNYRATVHELEAAGLLKVDYHLVTLIDGNMGGSGSLKAANAAACAQDAGKFAEYHDVLFQNQPQEVDDAYGKNAKLLELAGKVDGLDTPAFRKCVEDGTHNAWVAKSHEAFAAGKFRGTPSVLLDGKDIFADQAHPVTPQKLKEQVEAKAKGVSSPSASPAGGSGTGSKASSRTPSRTPSKSASSGPGER, from the coding sequence GTGAGCGAGAAGAACGACGGTGCGAACCGCGATGCGACGAAACGATCGGCCCGGGAGCGACTCCTCGTGGAGCGCGAGCGGCAGAAGACCCGGGACAAGCGCCGGCGGACCCTCGTCGTGTCGGCGGCGGTGGTCGGCGTGCTCGGCCTAGCCGCCGTCGTCGGCCTGATCGCGGCCAACAGCGGCAAGGACGGCGGTGCGGGCAAGGCGGGACCGGTGGTCGCCCCCTCCGGGGCCACCGGCAAGGACGCGCTGGCCATCCGTACGGGCAAGGACGAGGCCAAGTCCACCCTGACCGTGTGGGAGGACTTCCGCTGCCCCGCCTGCAAGTCCTTCGAGGACAACTACCGGGCCACCGTCCACGAGCTGGAGGCCGCGGGGCTCCTCAAGGTCGACTACCACCTGGTCACGCTCATCGACGGCAACATGGGCGGCAGCGGATCGCTGAAAGCGGCGAACGCAGCGGCCTGCGCGCAGGACGCCGGCAAGTTCGCGGAGTACCACGACGTCCTCTTCCAGAACCAGCCGCAGGAGGTCGACGACGCCTACGGGAAGAACGCCAAGCTGCTGGAACTGGCCGGCAAGGTGGACGGGCTGGACACCCCCGCGTTCCGCAAGTGCGTCGAGGACGGCACGCACAACGCGTGGGTGGCCAAATCGCACGAGGCCTTCGCCGCCGGGAAGTTCCGGGGCACCCCGAGCGTGCTGCTGGACGGCAAGGACATCTTCGCCGACCAGGCCCATCCGGTGACCCCGCAGAAGCTGAAGGAGCAGGTGGAGGCCAAGGCCAAGGGCGTCTCCTCGCCGTCGGCGTCCCCGGCCGGCGGCTCCGGGACGGGGTCGAAGGCGTCGTCGAGGACCCCGTCGAGGACGCCGTCTAAGAGTGCCTCGTCAGGGCCCGGGGAGCGCTGA